In the genome of Gordonia rubripertincta, one region contains:
- a CDS encoding Rieske 2Fe-2S domain-containing protein yields MSTTIDTGGEVRDIDTGAPPQRYARGWHCLGLARDFADGAPHQVAAFGTELVVFAGEDGTLNVLDAFCRHMGGNLALGTVKGNTIACPFHDWRWRGDGKCAGIPYAKRVPPIARTRSWTSTVVSGQLFVWHDPQGSVPPPELAIPEIPTYGDEGWTDWVWNSIDVTGSHCREIVDNVVDMAHFFYVHYGMPTYFRNVFEGHIASQVMRSRPRADAVGVSQSTNYSTESQSDASYFGPSYMIDKLWSGGRDHDGDPNIYLVNCHYPISPTSFRLQYGVLVEKPAGMGDEQANQIAQAVAKGVAIGFEQDVQIWKNKSRIDNPLLCEEDGPVYQLRRWYEQFYVDVEDIAPEMVNRFEYQIDTERALKSWQAEVDENLAAGRSALAPNPAGTPSREAADQSVS; encoded by the coding sequence GTGAGTACGACCATCGACACCGGCGGCGAAGTCAGGGACATCGACACCGGAGCGCCGCCGCAGCGTTACGCCCGCGGATGGCATTGCCTCGGGCTGGCTCGCGACTTCGCCGACGGCGCTCCCCATCAGGTCGCCGCGTTCGGTACCGAACTCGTGGTCTTCGCCGGTGAGGACGGCACGTTGAACGTGCTCGACGCCTTCTGCCGGCACATGGGCGGAAACCTGGCGCTCGGAACCGTCAAGGGCAACACGATCGCCTGCCCCTTCCACGACTGGCGGTGGCGCGGCGACGGCAAGTGTGCCGGCATCCCCTACGCGAAAAGGGTTCCGCCCATTGCGCGGACGCGTTCCTGGACGTCCACGGTGGTCAGCGGCCAGTTGTTCGTCTGGCACGATCCGCAGGGGTCGGTTCCGCCCCCGGAACTCGCCATCCCGGAGATCCCGACCTACGGCGACGAGGGTTGGACCGACTGGGTGTGGAACTCGATCGACGTCACCGGATCGCACTGCCGCGAGATCGTGGACAACGTCGTCGACATGGCGCACTTCTTCTACGTGCACTACGGCATGCCGACCTACTTCCGGAACGTCTTCGAGGGGCACATCGCCAGTCAGGTGATGCGGTCGCGACCCCGGGCGGATGCGGTCGGCGTGAGCCAGAGCACCAACTACAGCACCGAGAGTCAGTCCGACGCATCGTATTTCGGACCCTCGTACATGATCGACAAGCTCTGGAGCGGTGGCCGTGACCACGACGGCGACCCGAACATCTACCTGGTCAACTGCCACTACCCGATCTCGCCGACATCGTTCCGGTTGCAGTACGGCGTGCTCGTCGAGAAGCCCGCCGGAATGGGGGACGAGCAGGCGAATCAGATCGCGCAGGCCGTTGCCAAGGGAGTCGCCATCGGCTTCGAGCAGGACGTGCAGATCTGGAAGAACAAGTCGCGCATCGACAATCCGCTGCTGTGCGAGGAAGACGGGCCCGTCTACCAGCTCCGACGCTGGTACGAGCAGTTCTACGTCGACGTCGAGGACATCGCGCCGGAGATGGTCAATCGGTTCGAGTACCAGATCGACACCGAACGCGCACTGAAGAGTTGGCAGGCCGAGGTCGACGAGAACCTCGCCGCCGGGCGAAGCGCTCTGGCGCCGAACCCGGCCGGGACACCGAGCCGCGAGGCGGCCGACCAGTCCGTGTCCTGA
- a CDS encoding enoyl-CoA hydratase-related protein has protein sequence MTSDTAPIAQPSDDEAASIITSFTDGVARLTLNNPRRKNAITLDMAAAIEQFCDQVAADDSIGAVVVDAAGTYFCSGADTRILAAASADPASPESVVQLSAVYKAFMRVGSLPVPTVGVVVGGAVGAGLNLALAVDLLIATPDAKLDSGFLARGIHPGGGHITLLNRAMGRANTIALAACGQSLTGEQAVERGLAYAAAPIEDIPAIVEGLTAPAARDPELTRRVMSSVRLELGPPAVTWDSAVEIERGTQMWSMARKGQNWSSRGPGRS, from the coding sequence ATGACGTCCGACACAGCTCCCATCGCGCAGCCTTCCGACGACGAAGCAGCGTCGATCATCACGTCGTTCACCGACGGCGTCGCCCGGCTGACCCTGAACAATCCGCGTCGCAAGAACGCCATCACCCTCGACATGGCCGCCGCCATCGAGCAGTTCTGCGACCAGGTCGCCGCCGACGACAGCATCGGCGCCGTCGTCGTCGACGCCGCGGGCACCTACTTCTGCAGCGGTGCCGACACCCGCATCCTCGCAGCCGCCTCCGCCGATCCCGCCTCGCCGGAGTCGGTCGTGCAGTTGTCCGCGGTCTACAAGGCCTTCATGCGCGTGGGTTCGCTCCCCGTCCCGACCGTCGGCGTGGTGGTCGGCGGCGCGGTGGGCGCCGGCCTCAACCTGGCACTCGCCGTCGACCTGCTCATCGCCACCCCGGATGCCAAGCTGGACAGCGGTTTCCTCGCTCGCGGCATCCACCCGGGAGGCGGACACATCACGCTGCTGAACCGGGCGATGGGACGGGCGAACACCATCGCGCTCGCCGCATGCGGTCAGTCACTCACCGGCGAACAGGCCGTCGAACGCGGTCTGGCCTACGCCGCCGCCCCGATCGAGGACATCCCCGCGATCGTGGAGGGACTCACCGCACCCGCCGCACGCGATCCCGAGTTGACCCGCCGCGTCATGTCCAGCGTCCGACTCGAGCTCGGTCCGCCCGCGGTCACCTGGGACTCGGCGGTCGAGATCGAGCGCGGCACCCAGATGTGGTCGATGGCCCGCAAGGGGCAGAACTGGTCGTCGCGCGGACCCGGTCGGTCATGA
- a CDS encoding IclR family transcriptional regulator: MRTTQTSDGPISVVDRISAVLEAFNGSAPMTLAQVTARTKLPRSSVHRLLEQLASAGWLARSPEQTYELGVKAYEMGQAALNQNRLLRAARPVMHAFAQRTGYTIQLGVVDAGDTVYLAKVNGRLSGPTPTAVGQRVPAHLTALGKVIIAYAEIAPRQSPRGLHKLDDGTLVKQTALSITSPAQFDAELAQIRDRGAAFDRGEAFPGVACVGVSIGPHDHIYGNLAGLSVCAPVGAVDLRKLMGPARIVAGEIWERCVTADLTGH, from the coding sequence GTGAGGACGACACAGACGAGCGACGGACCCATCTCGGTAGTGGATCGGATCTCGGCGGTGCTCGAGGCGTTCAACGGATCGGCGCCGATGACGCTGGCGCAGGTGACCGCGCGCACCAAACTACCCCGGTCCTCCGTGCATCGACTGCTCGAGCAACTCGCCAGTGCCGGCTGGCTGGCCCGGTCACCGGAACAGACCTACGAGCTCGGGGTCAAGGCCTACGAGATGGGCCAGGCCGCCCTCAACCAGAATCGACTCCTCCGTGCCGCACGGCCGGTGATGCACGCATTCGCCCAGCGGACGGGATACACGATCCAGTTGGGCGTGGTCGACGCCGGCGACACCGTCTACCTCGCGAAGGTGAACGGGCGGCTCAGCGGCCCGACGCCCACCGCGGTCGGCCAGCGGGTTCCCGCCCATCTGACCGCCCTCGGCAAGGTCATCATCGCGTACGCGGAGATCGCCCCGCGACAATCTCCCCGAGGCCTGCACAAGCTCGACGACGGCACACTCGTCAAGCAGACCGCACTGTCGATCACGAGCCCGGCCCAATTCGATGCCGAGCTCGCCCAGATCCGGGACCGCGGAGCGGCATTCGACCGGGGCGAGGCGTTCCCCGGCGTCGCCTGTGTGGGCGTCTCCATCGGACCGCACGATCACATCTACGGCAATCTGGCCGGCCTGTCGGTCTGCGCTCCGGTGGGGGCGGTCGATCTCCGAAAGCTCATGGGGCCGGCCCGTATCGTGGCCGGTGAGATCTGGGAACGCTGCGTCACAGCAGACCTCACCGGCCACTGA
- a CDS encoding alpha/beta hydrolase, whose translation MSRRSDLHPDVEAMLTALEAGFPDVTEHDPRELREIIVSRRAPLTRQPDMAIARDLTIDGPGGDLALRVYVPQRDSDAGSGVLPVVVFAHGGGFVFCDLDSHDEFCRSMAAEVGAVVVAVDYRLAPEHRAPAAMEDVYRALCWTAENISGFGGDPHRIALAGDSAGGNLAATTSLAARDRNGPKVCAQILLYPVIDDDVDTASYRDYGVGYYNTTKAMRWYWEQYAPEGRHSALVIPTNADTLAGLPPAVVATAELDPPCSAGEEYARLLEAAGVPVIAHRFDGLFHGFLTFPQLSLTPPAREKVWQMMRDVLAATPADDGVRSTP comes from the coding sequence ATGAGCCGCCGTAGCGACCTGCACCCCGACGTCGAAGCGATGCTCACCGCTCTCGAGGCCGGCTTCCCGGACGTGACCGAACACGATCCCCGTGAGCTGCGGGAGATCATCGTGTCCCGTCGTGCTCCGCTCACCCGGCAGCCGGACATGGCGATCGCCCGCGATCTCACGATCGATGGACCGGGCGGCGATCTGGCACTGCGTGTGTATGTGCCGCAGCGGGATTCCGACGCCGGCAGTGGAGTTCTGCCGGTCGTCGTGTTCGCGCACGGCGGCGGGTTCGTCTTCTGCGATCTGGACAGCCACGACGAGTTCTGTCGCTCGATGGCGGCGGAAGTGGGTGCGGTCGTGGTCGCGGTCGACTACCGCCTCGCGCCCGAACACCGGGCCCCGGCGGCGATGGAGGATGTCTATCGCGCACTGTGCTGGACGGCGGAGAACATATCCGGGTTCGGTGGGGACCCGCATCGCATCGCCCTCGCCGGCGACAGCGCGGGCGGGAACCTGGCCGCCACGACCAGTCTGGCCGCCCGCGACCGCAACGGGCCGAAGGTGTGCGCCCAGATCCTGCTGTACCCCGTGATCGACGACGACGTCGACACCGCGTCGTACCGCGACTACGGAGTCGGGTACTACAACACGACCAAGGCCATGCGGTGGTACTGGGAGCAGTACGCACCGGAGGGGCGGCACAGCGCCCTGGTGATCCCCACCAACGCAGACACATTGGCCGGTCTTCCCCCGGCGGTGGTGGCCACCGCCGAACTCGACCCGCCCTGTTCGGCCGGTGAGGAGTACGCCCGGTTGCTCGAGGCCGCCGGTGTCCCGGTGATCGCTCACCGATTCGACGGACTCTTCCACGGCTTCCTCACATTTCCGCAACTCTCGCTCACGCCACCCGCTCGCGAGAAGGTCTGGCAGATGATGCGCGACGTGCTCGCGGCGACTCCCGCGGACGACGGCGTCAGGAGCACACCATGA
- a CDS encoding SDR family NAD(P)-dependent oxidoreductase, which translates to MFSLTGHIALVSGAGQSVGEGIAKVLARQGASVIVNDLHADRAEKVAAAIAEEGNRAVAAAFDVTDIDATAEAVRAAETELGGHVDILVNNAGVAEGRVIKPFRDLAPEEWRAPIDLNIFGAMNCIKVVLDGMCDNGWGRIVQISSGSARTGQNINQTMYATGKSGIEGFIRHLAAETGQYGVTANIVALGHQKNLEDKMPPEMIERILTPDPDREAGGSHRGRCLLRIPRLARGRRDDRPDTGFQRRVPNPMSPAEVVLSLVAVRVSDLQGSTDFYRRGLGFTVEREFATPAFDAVILRAGTAGVELIRPKGAAGEEGSDHGNMFSKLVLNVADAATALRRGVECGGTEVSPVVEHASYGMTIGVLADPDGHRLELVSRNGSL; encoded by the coding sequence TTGTTCAGTTTGACCGGACATATCGCATTGGTCAGTGGTGCCGGACAGAGCGTCGGTGAGGGGATCGCCAAAGTGCTGGCGCGCCAGGGCGCTTCGGTGATCGTGAACGACCTGCACGCCGACCGGGCCGAGAAGGTCGCCGCGGCCATCGCCGAGGAGGGCAATCGCGCCGTCGCCGCCGCGTTCGACGTGACCGACATCGACGCCACCGCGGAGGCCGTGCGGGCGGCCGAGACCGAACTCGGCGGGCACGTCGACATCCTCGTCAACAATGCCGGCGTGGCCGAGGGTCGGGTCATCAAGCCCTTCCGTGACCTCGCCCCGGAGGAGTGGCGTGCTCCGATCGACCTCAACATCTTCGGCGCCATGAACTGCATCAAGGTGGTCTTGGACGGTATGTGCGACAACGGGTGGGGACGCATCGTGCAGATCTCCTCCGGCTCGGCGCGTACCGGGCAGAACATCAACCAGACGATGTACGCCACGGGCAAGAGCGGGATCGAGGGATTCATCCGGCACCTGGCAGCCGAGACCGGTCAGTACGGGGTCACCGCGAACATCGTGGCACTCGGTCATCAGAAGAATCTCGAGGACAAGATGCCCCCGGAGATGATCGAACGAATCCTCACCCCAGATCCCGATCGGGAGGCTGGGGGATCCCATCGAGGTCGGTGCCTTCTGCGCATACCTCGCCTCGCACGAGGCCGGCGGGATGACCGGCCAGACACTGGATTTCAACGGCGGGTCCCAAACCCGATGAGCCCGGCCGAGGTCGTCCTGTCGCTCGTCGCGGTTCGGGTGTCCGACCTGCAGGGATCGACCGATTTCTACCGCCGGGGGCTGGGTTTCACCGTCGAGCGTGAGTTCGCCACTCCCGCGTTCGACGCGGTCATCCTGCGGGCCGGCACGGCGGGGGTCGAGCTGATCCGCCCGAAAGGTGCTGCGGGGGAGGAGGGTTCCGATCACGGCAACATGTTCAGCAAGCTGGTCCTGAACGTCGCCGACGCGGCGACCGCCCTGCGACGCGGGGTCGAGTGCGGCGGGACCGAGGTGTCCCCGGTGGTCGAGCACGCCTCCTACGGGATGACGATCGGCGTCCTCGCCGACCCCGACGGCCACCGCCTTGAGCTGGTCTCCCGGAACGGCTCCCTCTGA
- a CDS encoding acyl-CoA dehydrogenase family protein — MSHEVLDKVMHMADELRAGAEESEKLGRLSDDVAKGLKQSGIIRLLQRKTYDGYEAHPREFAETVMGTASIYGSAGWIGGIVGVHPWQLAFADPRVQDEVLGGDSDTWQASPYMPGGVATPVEGGYRMTGRWQFSSGTDHCDWIFLGAFTGDADGKPLMPPVGLHVILPRSDYQIVEDSWDVVGLRGTGSKDIIVEDAFIPAHRVMRSGDVIDGTAAKEYGVTETLYKMPWSTMFPLGITSATIGICEGVLAAGIAYQRDRVAATGGAIKDDPYVLHALGEAAAEIDAARQQLLGNVDRIYDLVDAGTEIDFEMRATSRRNQVRAAWRAVRAADEIFDRSGGNALRMDNPLQRFWRDAHSGLHHAIHVTSTTYHAAALASLGVDVPAGPLRVMI, encoded by the coding sequence ATGAGCCACGAAGTGCTCGACAAGGTCATGCACATGGCCGACGAACTACGCGCGGGTGCGGAGGAGTCCGAGAAGCTCGGACGCCTGTCCGACGATGTCGCGAAGGGACTCAAACAGTCCGGCATCATCCGACTGCTCCAGCGCAAGACCTACGACGGGTACGAGGCGCACCCGAGGGAATTCGCCGAAACCGTGATGGGAACGGCGAGCATCTACGGATCGGCGGGATGGATCGGCGGGATCGTCGGTGTCCACCCGTGGCAGCTGGCCTTCGCCGACCCCCGGGTGCAGGACGAGGTACTCGGCGGCGATTCGGACACCTGGCAGGCGTCGCCCTACATGCCCGGTGGTGTCGCGACACCCGTCGAGGGCGGCTACCGGATGACGGGCCGGTGGCAGTTCTCCTCCGGCACCGATCATTGCGACTGGATCTTCCTCGGTGCCTTCACCGGTGATGCGGACGGCAAGCCGCTGATGCCGCCGGTCGGTCTGCATGTCATCCTGCCGCGGTCGGACTACCAGATCGTCGAGGACTCCTGGGATGTGGTGGGGCTCCGGGGGACCGGCAGCAAGGACATCATCGTCGAGGACGCCTTCATCCCCGCTCATCGCGTGATGCGCTCCGGCGACGTCATCGACGGCACCGCGGCCAAGGAGTACGGCGTCACCGAGACGCTCTACAAGATGCCGTGGTCGACGATGTTCCCGCTGGGGATCACCTCGGCGACGATCGGTATCTGCGAAGGCGTGCTGGCAGCGGGGATCGCCTATCAGCGCGATCGGGTGGCCGCAACAGGCGGCGCGATCAAGGACGACCCGTACGTCCTGCACGCACTCGGTGAGGCCGCTGCCGAGATCGACGCCGCACGGCAACAGCTCTTGGGCAACGTCGACCGCATCTACGACCTCGTCGACGCCGGCACCGAGATCGACTTCGAGATGCGGGCCACCTCGCGGCGTAACCAGGTCCGCGCCGCCTGGCGCGCGGTCCGCGCGGCCGACGAGATCTTCGATCGGTCCGGCGGCAACGCGCTGCGGATGGACAACCCGTTGCAGCGGTTCTGGCGGGACGCACACTCCGGGCTGCATCACGCGATCCATGTCACCAGCACCACCTACCACGCCGCCGCGCTGGCGTCCCTGGGTGTCGATGTTCCCGCAGGTCCCCTGCGGGTGATGATCTGA
- a CDS encoding flavin-containing monooxygenase yields the protein MTISDTQGARTTDHDVIVVGAGISGLYAVHRLRGEGLDVHGFESAADVGGTWYHNRYPGARCDVESIDYSYSFDEDLQQEWTWTERFATQAEILAYLRHVADRFDLRSAFDFLTRVTAATYDEELAQWSVSTDTGSTVTARFLIMATGVLSATNKPDIPGRDLFAGETYHTGEWPHHDVDFAGKRVGVIGTGSSGIQSIPVIAESAEHLVVFQRSPNYSIPAGNRPLSEEAIAEVKANYAERRRLSRISGGGTPNAPYPKGALEVDEAERTRVYDEWWQRGGYLFAKAFPDQTTSLAANDTAREYVEARIREIVRDPAVADIVIPTDHPIGTKRIVTDSGYFETFNRGNVTLVNLRETPIEEITRTGVKTSEENFELDMLIFATGFDAMTGSLSRIDIRGRGGRTLTEEWAAGPRTYLGLAVHGFPNMFILTGPGSPSVLANMVLGAEQHVDWVAGAIHHLDEHNSATIEAESDAVDSWVAECSAKAAGTLFPSANSWYMGANIEGKPRVFMPYIGGFGNYANVCAEVAEAGYKGFEIT from the coding sequence GTGACCATCTCAGACACGCAGGGGGCGCGGACGACCGATCACGATGTGATCGTCGTCGGTGCGGGCATCTCCGGTCTCTACGCCGTACACCGGCTCCGCGGCGAGGGCCTGGACGTGCACGGGTTCGAGTCCGCCGCGGACGTCGGCGGAACCTGGTACCACAATCGGTACCCCGGGGCGCGGTGCGATGTGGAGAGCATCGACTACTCGTACTCGTTCGACGAAGACCTGCAACAGGAGTGGACCTGGACCGAGCGTTTCGCGACGCAGGCGGAGATCCTCGCCTACCTCCGTCACGTCGCGGACCGGTTCGACCTCCGTAGCGCCTTCGACTTCCTCACGCGGGTCACCGCGGCCACCTACGACGAAGAACTCGCGCAGTGGTCGGTGAGCACCGACACCGGCTCCACCGTCACCGCGCGGTTCCTGATCATGGCGACCGGCGTGCTCTCCGCGACCAACAAACCCGACATCCCCGGGCGTGACCTGTTCGCCGGCGAGACCTACCACACCGGCGAATGGCCGCACCACGACGTCGATTTCGCCGGCAAACGCGTGGGTGTCATCGGCACCGGGTCGTCGGGCATCCAGTCGATCCCGGTGATCGCCGAGAGCGCCGAACACCTCGTGGTGTTCCAGCGCAGTCCCAACTACTCCATCCCCGCGGGCAACCGGCCGCTGTCCGAGGAGGCCATCGCCGAGGTCAAGGCCAACTACGCCGAACGCCGCCGCCTCTCCCGGATCAGTGGGGGAGGGACGCCGAATGCGCCATATCCCAAGGGTGCACTCGAAGTGGACGAGGCGGAACGTACCCGCGTCTACGACGAGTGGTGGCAACGCGGTGGCTACCTGTTCGCCAAGGCGTTCCCCGACCAGACGACCAGCCTCGCGGCCAACGACACCGCGCGTGAGTACGTGGAGGCGCGCATCCGGGAGATCGTCCGCGACCCGGCCGTCGCCGACATCGTCATCCCGACGGATCACCCGATCGGCACCAAGCGGATCGTCACCGACAGTGGATATTTCGAGACGTTCAACCGCGGCAACGTCACCCTGGTCAACCTGCGCGAGACCCCGATCGAGGAGATCACTCGGACCGGCGTGAAGACCTCGGAGGAGAACTTCGAACTCGACATGCTGATCTTCGCCACCGGGTTCGACGCGATGACCGGATCGTTGTCGCGTATCGACATCCGCGGACGCGGTGGACGCACCCTCACCGAGGAGTGGGCGGCGGGACCCCGCACCTATCTCGGCCTCGCGGTGCACGGATTCCCCAACATGTTCATCCTCACCGGGCCGGGGAGCCCGAGTGTGCTGGCCAACATGGTCCTCGGTGCCGAGCAGCATGTGGACTGGGTTGCCGGCGCCATCCACCATCTCGACGAACACAATTCGGCGACCATCGAGGCGGAGAGCGACGCGGTCGACAGCTGGGTCGCCGAGTGCTCGGCGAAGGCGGCCGGCACTCTCTTCCCGTCGGCGAACTCGTGGTACATGGGCGCCAACATCGAGGGCAAACCCCGCGTGTTCATGCCGTACATCGGCGGATTCGGGAACTATGCGAACGTGTGCGCCGAGGTGGCCGAGGCCGGCTACAAGGGCTTCGAGATCACGTGA
- a CDS encoding VOC family protein gives MGLIAALGYVRVMATDIDRWRELGFEVLGFAPGTGPEEDALHFRMDERAARITVERGHADRVTAVGWEVRDHLALAELRRVLDEAGTAYSEMDQELCDHRRVEGGISLKDPGGTPLEIFHGPVLDHSPVLTGYGQKFVTGPQGLGHVVMPTTNFDESYVFYTETLGFLPRGAFRMPTPPGTPPSRIRFLGINRRHHSLAIMPALEGRDPGLIHVMVEVDELDAVGRAYDQVMARDFPVSSTLGRHTNDKMVSFYVRVPGGWDIEYGTGGALVDETHYTAEEITADSYWGHEWMWARQAKESAS, from the coding sequence ATGGGTCTGATCGCGGCACTGGGCTACGTGCGGGTGATGGCCACCGACATCGATCGGTGGCGTGAGTTGGGTTTCGAGGTCCTGGGATTCGCGCCGGGGACCGGACCCGAGGAAGATGCGCTGCACTTCCGAATGGACGAGCGCGCGGCGCGGATCACCGTGGAGCGAGGTCACGCCGACCGGGTCACGGCAGTCGGTTGGGAGGTGCGCGACCACCTCGCCCTCGCCGAACTACGGCGGGTCCTCGACGAAGCCGGGACCGCATACTCCGAGATGGACCAGGAGTTGTGCGACCACCGCCGGGTCGAGGGCGGCATCAGCCTGAAGGATCCCGGCGGAACGCCGCTCGAGATCTTCCACGGCCCGGTGCTCGACCACAGTCCGGTCCTCACCGGATACGGGCAGAAGTTCGTCACCGGCCCCCAGGGCTTGGGGCACGTCGTGATGCCGACGACCAACTTCGACGAGTCCTACGTGTTCTACACCGAGACACTGGGATTCCTGCCGCGCGGGGCGTTCCGGATGCCCACGCCGCCCGGGACACCACCGTCGAGGATTCGCTTTCTCGGCATCAATCGACGGCACCACAGTCTCGCCATCATGCCGGCCCTCGAAGGGCGTGATCCCGGACTCATCCACGTGATGGTCGAGGTCGACGAGCTCGACGCCGTCGGCCGGGCCTACGACCAGGTCATGGCCCGAGACTTCCCGGTCTCCTCGACCCTCGGCCGGCACACCAACGACAAGATGGTCTCGTTCTACGTCCGGGTGCCGGGTGGTTGGGACATCGAGTATGGCACCGGCGGGGCGCTGGTCGACGAAACGCACTACACCGCAGAAGAAATCACCGCCGACAGTTACTGGGGCCACGAGTGGATGTGGGCCCGGCAGGCCAAGGAGTCAGCATCGTGA
- a CDS encoding FAD-dependent oxidoreductase, which produces MAVDDQQWDSSFDVVVIGSGGAALAGALAAVKHGLAVCVVEKSSYFGGTSAYSGGSVWLPGNHVLERQGVDDSVENGLTYFRALVGDRTAEDLQRTFLETGPVVARFLEDEVGIPLEHRPFPDYYAAPGRKDHGRSIFAASISADEVGGRLRDIRPPVPADQFGMAVDRSELDGGQAWIARMVLALDESGRADLHLGTAAERLITDAAGDVLGLEVSAGANRRTIRARAGIIVAAGGYERNAELRRTHQQMPTADWSASHPDTGGGDALRMLSEVGAQVDLLDQSWWCPATLFPNSRAAFTLGIRAGIIVDSTGQRFANETLPYDQMGRAMLRRMRDGAGEVFWFVFDNRFGDELPAICVPAPERAAMTEAGLWHTASTVGELAAATGLDAEKLTATIDRFNGFAAGGRDEDFARGEDPYGRFFVGAQNAAQCLPSLDGSRFHAVRLVLGDLGTKGGAVISTEGAVCRADGSVIRGLYAAGNSSASVSGEVYPGPGTPLGSGMVFAYRAVADMAAHLAAAPGTTT; this is translated from the coding sequence ATGGCCGTGGATGATCAGCAGTGGGACAGCAGTTTTGACGTCGTCGTGATCGGTTCGGGTGGCGCCGCGCTCGCCGGTGCGCTGGCCGCGGTGAAGCACGGGCTGGCGGTGTGCGTGGTGGAGAAGAGCTCGTACTTCGGCGGGACGTCGGCATACTCCGGTGGGAGCGTGTGGCTTCCGGGCAATCATGTGCTGGAACGGCAAGGTGTCGACGACTCGGTCGAAAACGGGTTGACCTATTTCCGGGCACTCGTGGGCGACCGCACCGCCGAGGATCTGCAGCGGACGTTCCTGGAAACCGGCCCGGTGGTGGCCCGGTTCCTGGAGGACGAGGTGGGAATCCCATTGGAGCACCGCCCGTTTCCGGATTACTATGCGGCCCCCGGTCGCAAGGACCATGGCCGGAGTATCTTCGCCGCCTCCATCTCGGCCGACGAGGTGGGCGGCCGCCTGCGTGACATCCGACCGCCGGTTCCTGCCGACCAGTTCGGCATGGCGGTCGACCGCTCCGAACTCGACGGCGGACAGGCCTGGATCGCCCGGATGGTGCTGGCGCTCGATGAGTCGGGCCGTGCCGACCTCCATCTCGGCACGGCGGCGGAGCGTCTGATCACCGACGCAGCGGGGGACGTCCTCGGGCTCGAGGTCAGCGCCGGCGCAAACCGGCGGACGATCCGGGCGCGGGCCGGGATCATCGTCGCTGCAGGGGGTTACGAGCGGAACGCCGAATTGCGACGCACCCATCAGCAGATGCCGACCGCGGACTGGTCGGCGTCCCATCCGGACACCGGCGGCGGTGACGCGTTGCGGATGCTGTCGGAGGTGGGGGCGCAGGTGGACCTGCTCGACCAGTCCTGGTGGTGCCCCGCCACCCTGTTCCCGAACAGCCGCGCCGCGTTCACCCTCGGGATCCGGGCGGGGATCATCGTCGATTCGACGGGGCAGCGATTCGCCAATGAGACGTTGCCCTACGACCAGATGGGTCGGGCGATGTTGCGGCGGATGCGCGACGGGGCCGGCGAGGTGTTCTGGTTCGTCTTCGACAATCGGTTCGGCGACGAACTCCCGGCGATCTGTGTGCCCGCGCCCGAGCGCGCCGCGATGACCGAGGCGGGTCTGTGGCACACCGCGTCGACCGTGGGAGAGCTCGCGGCGGCCACCGGCCTCGACGCCGAGAAGCTCACGGCGACAATCGATCGGTTCAACGGTTTCGCCGCGGGGGGTCGGGACGAGGACTTCGCGCGCGGAGAGGATCCCTACGGCCGGTTCTTCGTCGGAGCGCAGAACGCCGCTCAGTGCCTGCCGTCCCTCGACGGTTCGCGCTTCCACGCGGTCCGCCTGGTGCTGGGTGACCTCGGCACGAAGGGTGGTGCGGTCATCTCCACCGAGGGTGCGGTGTGTCGAGCAGACGGCAGCGTGATCCGTGGTCTGTACGCGGCGGGGAACTCCTCGGCGTCGGTCTCGGGTGAGGTCTATCCGGGGCCCGGTACGCCGCTCGGATCGGGGATGGTGTTCGCCTACCGTGCCGTCGCCGACATGGCGGCCCACCTGGCCGCCGCCCCGGGTACCACGACGTAG